A genomic window from Montipora capricornis isolate CH-2021 chromosome 8, ASM3666992v2, whole genome shotgun sequence includes:
- the LOC138059648 gene encoding uncharacterized protein, giving the protein MRAARETSSKGKAGPSISSGLMRKLEPVLLIKKRKKYSYVENAAIQPLIPELQDKITAKPATSTSATHDEFWFPSSPAKKVAKKAANDELKIEEKVSKRDIAKAKNLLKRQVKKEVLEIIRNTRESIQAIRSQLNKNKGKALREKFSNTKDLPNHSSKH; this is encoded by the exons ATGCGAGCTGCAAGAGAAACTTCGTCTAAAGGG AAGGCTGGTCCTTCCATAAGCTCTGGATTGATGAGAAAACTCGAACCTGTCCTTCTAATAAagaagcgaaaaaaatattcttaTGTCGAAAATGCAGCAATTCAGCCTCTTATTCCAGAACTTCAAGACAAGATCACGGCAAAACCCGCCACAAGCACCAGTGCGACCCATGACGAGTTTTGGTTTCCGTCGTCTCCGGCAAAGAAGGTTGCGAAAAAGGCAGCAAACGATGaattaaaaatagaagaaaaagTTTCCAAAAGAGATATAGCAAAAGCGAAGAATCTTTTAAAG AGGCAAGTTAAAAAGGAAGTCTTGGAGATCATTAGAAACACCAGAGAAAGCATACAAGCCATCAGAAGTCAACTTAACAAAAATAAGGGCAAAG CTCTAAGAGAAAAATTCTCAAACACCAAGGATTTGCCAAATCATAGTTCAAAACATTAG